The following are encoded in a window of Harmonia axyridis chromosome 7, icHarAxyr1.1, whole genome shotgun sequence genomic DNA:
- the LOC123684583 gene encoding bestrophin-2 isoform X1, with protein sequence MTVTYTAEVATVRGLGCFLQLLKRWKGSIYKLVWMDLAVYLTLYYCLNGLYRFVLDEDGKELFQAIVQYCKIYIDLIPLSFVLGFYVSIVMTRWWGQYTTIPFPDNLAVYVSTTVHGQDERGRVMRRTIMRYVCTCITMTFTMISPKVKKRFPTLDYFIDAGLLQQNEKEIIEDLNKKSPAYSKQWLPIVWAASIITRARKEGRIRDDFAVKTIIDELNKIRGQCGMLLNYDHISVPLVYTQVVTIAVYSYFLTTLMGHQWIDDGNNYTFDVYMPIFTLLQFFFYMGWLKVAESLINPFGEDDDDFEVNWMVDRNMQVSYLIVDEMHHEHPQLLKDQYWDQMAPVELPYTANTIRETHPLPSTANIATKVDTIDLTPSSIKIDDFQSNDMNSGPITFTATGNRNFSSSMRSRGGSFSTSVPDGSMTRVNSVSSMLKRFFSRDESKPDNRPDSRMGSTQELINLTQKPKPKLAPDVIEEVDEQLTITSQRSVKESRPSVIGHFSSPSDPIDIPSSYRSGETRGSQSPLSKSAPVAGEEDEHDHISIGGSETDPSDNDDEFVKLKKKRSEERINRLKLNLARSVSVCGQGESDILLYPTSPDTPVSSLNI encoded by the exons ATGACCGTAACATATACAGCAGAAGTTGCTACAGTGAGAGGGCTCGGATGTTTCTTACAATTATTGAAGAG atgGAAGGGAAGTATTTACAAATTAGTATGGATGGACCTAGCAGTATATTTAACTCTTTATTATTGCCTTAACGGCTTGTACAGATTTGTTTTGGACGAGGATGGCAAGGA attatTCCAAGCTATAGTACAATATTGCAAAATATATATTGATCTTATACCGTTGTCTTTTGTATTAGGTTTTTATGTATCAATTGTTATGACTAGATGGTGGGGACAGTATACTACTATTCCTTTTCCTGACAATTTAGCAGTATATGTTAGTACAACAGTTCATGGTCAg GATGAAAGAGGTAGGGTGATGAGACGAACCATAATGAGATATGTTTGTACTTGCATCACAATGACCTTTACCATGATTTCACCAAAAGTAAAAAAAAGATTTCCTACTTTGGATTATTTTATTGATGCAGGTCTACTTCAGCAGAATGAAAAAGAAATCATAGaggatttgaataaaaaatcacCCGCCTACTCAAAACAATG gTTACCAATTGTTTGGGCTGCAAGTATTATAACAAGAGCTAGAAAAGAAGGTAGGATAAGGGATGATTTTGCAGTTAAGACAATCATTGATGAATTGAATAAGATTCGAGGACAGTGTGGAATGTTGCTCAATTATGACCATATAAGTGTACCTCTTGTATATACTCAG GTAGTAACAATAGCTGTATATAGTTACTTTTTAACTACTCTAATGGGTCACCAATGGATTGACGACGGTAATAATTACACATTTGATGTATATATGCCAATTTTCACACTTCTGCAgtttttcttttatatgggTTGGTTGAAAGTAGCAGAATCTCTGATAAACCCTTTCGGGGAAGATGATGATGACTTTGAAGTCAACTGGATGGTAGATAGAAACATGCAA GTTTCCTATCTAATAGTAGATGAAATGCACCATGAGCACCCCCAACTTTTGAAGGATCAATACTGGGATCAAATGGCCCCAGTAGAATTACCTTACACTGCTAACACCATAAGGGAGACTCATCCTTTGCCTTCTACGGCTAACATAGCCACTAAAGTGGACACGATAGATTTGACACCTTCTTCCATAAAAATTGACGATTTTCAGAGTAACGACATGAATTCAGGCCCAATCACATTTACAGCTACTGGGAACAGAAATTTTTCATCTTCTATGAGATCTAGGGGTGGCTCCTTTTCCACCTCTGTACCAG ATGGAAGTATGACAAGAGTAAACTCTGTAAGTAGTATGCTGAAGAGGTTTTTCAGTAGAGATGAGAGTAAACCTGACAATAGACCTGATAGTCGAATGGGATCTACTCAAGAATTAATCAATCTTACTCAAAAGCCAAAACCCAAATTGGCACCAGATGTTATTGAGGAG GTGGATGAACAACTTACGATTACTTCTCAAAGGAGTGTCAAAGAATCTCGTCCAAGTGTAATTGGACATTTTTCTTCACCTTCCGACCCTATTGATATACCTTCATCCTACAG GAGTGGTGAAACAAGGGGAAGTCAATCACCACTTTCGAAATCTGCACCGGTGGCTGGCGAAGAAGACGAGCATGACCATATAAGTATTGGTGGATCAGAAACTGATCCATCAGATAACGACGACGAATTTGTTAAACTCAAGAAGAAACGTAGTGAAGAGCGAATCAATAG
- the LOC123684583 gene encoding bestrophin-2 isoform X2, with amino-acid sequence MTVTYTAEVATVRGLGCFLQLLKRWKGSIYKLVWMDLAVYLTLYYCLNGLYRFVLDEDGKELFQAIVQYCKIYIDLIPLSFVLGFYVSIVMTRWWGQYTTIPFPDNLAVYVSTTVHGQDERGRVMRRTIMRYVCTCITMTFTMISPKVKKRFPTLDYFIDAGLLQQNEKEIIEDLNKKSPAYSKQWLPIVWAASIITRARKEGRIRDDFAVKTIIDELNKIRGQCGMLLNYDHISVPLVYTQVVTIAVYSYFLTTLMGHQWIDDGNNYTFDVYMPIFTLLQFFFYMGWLKVAESLINPFGEDDDDFEVNWMVDRNMQVSYLIVDEMHHEHPQLLKDQYWDQMAPVELPYTANTIRETHPLPSTANIATKVDTIDLTPSSIKIDDFQSNDMNSGPITFTATGNRNFSSSMRSRGGSFSTSVPDGSMTRVNSVSSMLKRFFSRDESKPDNRPDSRMGSTQELINLTQKPKPKLAPDVIEEVDEQLTITSQRSVKESRPSVIGHFSSPSDPIDIPSSYRSGETRGSQSPLSKSAPVAGEEDEHDHISIGGSETDPSDNDDEFVKLKKKRSEERINRLEMFARFFKKLS; translated from the exons ATGACCGTAACATATACAGCAGAAGTTGCTACAGTGAGAGGGCTCGGATGTTTCTTACAATTATTGAAGAG atgGAAGGGAAGTATTTACAAATTAGTATGGATGGACCTAGCAGTATATTTAACTCTTTATTATTGCCTTAACGGCTTGTACAGATTTGTTTTGGACGAGGATGGCAAGGA attatTCCAAGCTATAGTACAATATTGCAAAATATATATTGATCTTATACCGTTGTCTTTTGTATTAGGTTTTTATGTATCAATTGTTATGACTAGATGGTGGGGACAGTATACTACTATTCCTTTTCCTGACAATTTAGCAGTATATGTTAGTACAACAGTTCATGGTCAg GATGAAAGAGGTAGGGTGATGAGACGAACCATAATGAGATATGTTTGTACTTGCATCACAATGACCTTTACCATGATTTCACCAAAAGTAAAAAAAAGATTTCCTACTTTGGATTATTTTATTGATGCAGGTCTACTTCAGCAGAATGAAAAAGAAATCATAGaggatttgaataaaaaatcacCCGCCTACTCAAAACAATG gTTACCAATTGTTTGGGCTGCAAGTATTATAACAAGAGCTAGAAAAGAAGGTAGGATAAGGGATGATTTTGCAGTTAAGACAATCATTGATGAATTGAATAAGATTCGAGGACAGTGTGGAATGTTGCTCAATTATGACCATATAAGTGTACCTCTTGTATATACTCAG GTAGTAACAATAGCTGTATATAGTTACTTTTTAACTACTCTAATGGGTCACCAATGGATTGACGACGGTAATAATTACACATTTGATGTATATATGCCAATTTTCACACTTCTGCAgtttttcttttatatgggTTGGTTGAAAGTAGCAGAATCTCTGATAAACCCTTTCGGGGAAGATGATGATGACTTTGAAGTCAACTGGATGGTAGATAGAAACATGCAA GTTTCCTATCTAATAGTAGATGAAATGCACCATGAGCACCCCCAACTTTTGAAGGATCAATACTGGGATCAAATGGCCCCAGTAGAATTACCTTACACTGCTAACACCATAAGGGAGACTCATCCTTTGCCTTCTACGGCTAACATAGCCACTAAAGTGGACACGATAGATTTGACACCTTCTTCCATAAAAATTGACGATTTTCAGAGTAACGACATGAATTCAGGCCCAATCACATTTACAGCTACTGGGAACAGAAATTTTTCATCTTCTATGAGATCTAGGGGTGGCTCCTTTTCCACCTCTGTACCAG ATGGAAGTATGACAAGAGTAAACTCTGTAAGTAGTATGCTGAAGAGGTTTTTCAGTAGAGATGAGAGTAAACCTGACAATAGACCTGATAGTCGAATGGGATCTACTCAAGAATTAATCAATCTTACTCAAAAGCCAAAACCCAAATTGGCACCAGATGTTATTGAGGAG GTGGATGAACAACTTACGATTACTTCTCAAAGGAGTGTCAAAGAATCTCGTCCAAGTGTAATTGGACATTTTTCTTCACCTTCCGACCCTATTGATATACCTTCATCCTACAG GAGTGGTGAAACAAGGGGAAGTCAATCACCACTTTCGAAATCTGCACCGGTGGCTGGCGAAGAAGACGAGCATGACCATATAAGTATTGGTGGATCAGAAACTGATCCATCAGATAACGACGACGAATTTGTTAAACTCAAGAAGAAACGTAGTGAAGAGCGAATCAATAG GTTAGAAATGTTTGCTCGTTTCTTTAAGAAGCTTAGTTGA
- the LOC123684583 gene encoding bestrophin-4 isoform X3, which yields MARSFYVSIVMTRWWGQYTTIPFPDNLAVYVSTTVHGQDERGRVMRRTIMRYVCTCITMTFTMISPKVKKRFPTLDYFIDAGLLQQNEKEIIEDLNKKSPAYSKQWLPIVWAASIITRARKEGRIRDDFAVKTIIDELNKIRGQCGMLLNYDHISVPLVYTQVVTIAVYSYFLTTLMGHQWIDDGNNYTFDVYMPIFTLLQFFFYMGWLKVAESLINPFGEDDDDFEVNWMVDRNMQVSYLIVDEMHHEHPQLLKDQYWDQMAPVELPYTANTIRETHPLPSTANIATKVDTIDLTPSSIKIDDFQSNDMNSGPITFTATGNRNFSSSMRSRGGSFSTSVPDGSMTRVNSVSSMLKRFFSRDESKPDNRPDSRMGSTQELINLTQKPKPKLAPDVIEEVDEQLTITSQRSVKESRPSVIGHFSSPSDPIDIPSSYRSGETRGSQSPLSKSAPVAGEEDEHDHISIGGSETDPSDNDDEFVKLKKKRSEERINRLKLNLARSVSVCGQGESDILLYPTSPDTPVSSLNI from the exons ATGGCAAGGA GTTTTTATGTATCAATTGTTATGACTAGATGGTGGGGACAGTATACTACTATTCCTTTTCCTGACAATTTAGCAGTATATGTTAGTACAACAGTTCATGGTCAg GATGAAAGAGGTAGGGTGATGAGACGAACCATAATGAGATATGTTTGTACTTGCATCACAATGACCTTTACCATGATTTCACCAAAAGTAAAAAAAAGATTTCCTACTTTGGATTATTTTATTGATGCAGGTCTACTTCAGCAGAATGAAAAAGAAATCATAGaggatttgaataaaaaatcacCCGCCTACTCAAAACAATG gTTACCAATTGTTTGGGCTGCAAGTATTATAACAAGAGCTAGAAAAGAAGGTAGGATAAGGGATGATTTTGCAGTTAAGACAATCATTGATGAATTGAATAAGATTCGAGGACAGTGTGGAATGTTGCTCAATTATGACCATATAAGTGTACCTCTTGTATATACTCAG GTAGTAACAATAGCTGTATATAGTTACTTTTTAACTACTCTAATGGGTCACCAATGGATTGACGACGGTAATAATTACACATTTGATGTATATATGCCAATTTTCACACTTCTGCAgtttttcttttatatgggTTGGTTGAAAGTAGCAGAATCTCTGATAAACCCTTTCGGGGAAGATGATGATGACTTTGAAGTCAACTGGATGGTAGATAGAAACATGCAA GTTTCCTATCTAATAGTAGATGAAATGCACCATGAGCACCCCCAACTTTTGAAGGATCAATACTGGGATCAAATGGCCCCAGTAGAATTACCTTACACTGCTAACACCATAAGGGAGACTCATCCTTTGCCTTCTACGGCTAACATAGCCACTAAAGTGGACACGATAGATTTGACACCTTCTTCCATAAAAATTGACGATTTTCAGAGTAACGACATGAATTCAGGCCCAATCACATTTACAGCTACTGGGAACAGAAATTTTTCATCTTCTATGAGATCTAGGGGTGGCTCCTTTTCCACCTCTGTACCAG ATGGAAGTATGACAAGAGTAAACTCTGTAAGTAGTATGCTGAAGAGGTTTTTCAGTAGAGATGAGAGTAAACCTGACAATAGACCTGATAGTCGAATGGGATCTACTCAAGAATTAATCAATCTTACTCAAAAGCCAAAACCCAAATTGGCACCAGATGTTATTGAGGAG GTGGATGAACAACTTACGATTACTTCTCAAAGGAGTGTCAAAGAATCTCGTCCAAGTGTAATTGGACATTTTTCTTCACCTTCCGACCCTATTGATATACCTTCATCCTACAG GAGTGGTGAAACAAGGGGAAGTCAATCACCACTTTCGAAATCTGCACCGGTGGCTGGCGAAGAAGACGAGCATGACCATATAAGTATTGGTGGATCAGAAACTGATCCATCAGATAACGACGACGAATTTGTTAAACTCAAGAAGAAACGTAGTGAAGAGCGAATCAATAG